The sequence tcaaagtttttttttttctctaatgatGAGAAAACGAGTTgtttatgatattctacttTCATATATTGTATTACCTTTTCATATTGTATGTAGGATCCACAAGTGGTAAGAACCAAACTGGTAGAAATTTGGTGATGGAAAACTGTGAGTAATTCTGTATTGATTTCATCTTGTCTCTTATATTAGGATAAGTGATTATTACTTTCTAGTTCTGTTGACTAGTCAGGAAGTCTCTTAGCATCTCTGAATTCATCTGACAGGTGATAGAAGTCCCAATGAACAACTAGGGCATTGTCCAATAAGACGCTTGCTTGATAGAGAGTCAGAGCACCATTCCTGAAGTTTTTTAGGCATTTAAACAAGTTATCATTCTATCATATTTTTGCCATCCGTTACACTTAATTTGCCTACCCCATGCACCCATATTTTAACCATCTCAGCTCTGATTTGTGCCGAGAAATCCTGGAGTTTGCTTAGGGATGCCTTTTCAGGAAGTCAGGCTTACATTGGCTGAAGATACATTTAGCAAATTTATATGCTGGTGGAGTGGACAAGTTATCATATGAGGGTTGGGTGGCATTTACTCAGAATCATTTGGAAGATATCTTTTAGTCCACAAACAGACCTCTGGAAGGAAGACGCTGGTGGTTGTCTGTCGAGGATCCTTTTCAATGTTTGGCACCGAGTATTAATCTCTCAGAAGCATTAAGAAGCTCCCCTCCAAAGACTACTATTTCACACATGCCTGTCCACTAGGTGCTTCATTCTTAGCATGATCACATTCAAACTGAGAAATGTTTACTGAGCGAAATCAAATTAATCCCACCTCCTCTCTACTCCACCCAACcccacaataaaaaagaaatctcaAAACTAGCTTTTATTGGAATTGTGTTCTATGCATAAGCATATCATTTGTTGCcctatttattttgtataaattCCTCCAAGTATATAGCTCTTCTGCATTTACACATGGAAAATGACAGTCACATGATTGTACATATCCTTCAGAGTACCCCATTTGTTACCCCATTATTAGGAGCAGAAATAATGGATTGACCACTTCTTTCACAACCCTGTCTTATGTTTGCACTATCCTACTGTAGTAGGCTTGAGAGGATAACAAACATTTCCCGAACTTaacttttgttttcatattaaatGCTTAGATTTAGGTCATTTGTCTATCCAAAACTTAATCTAAGATTGTATTGTTCTATCTTTTTCAAGGATGTCTCATGCAATGGCTTACAACACCATGCTGCCCTTTGAAGGGACAAGGTTGTGGAATTTTCTGCTTTTGGTTGATTGTTGTGGAGTTCTAACTATGTGATATGGAAACATGGGTTTTGATTAGTTAGGCATagttttttactctttttatgCTTTGAGACTAAATGTGTCTCAACTTTgatcttctctcttttttgtagaaaaaaagaattttgttaAGGAAAGATGGTAAAAGGATAAGGAGTTGGAAATTGAAACCCAAGAAAGAAACCAAACTTTGTTTGAGATTAGTGcagtttatttaatttgatttttcaagtaatttcaAAGTTTGGTTGTTTCAAGAAAGGGGACTATCATCAATATTTGGCGAGTTCAAAGCAGCAGATCAGTCTCTGAAGACTAAATTTTAGTTAGACCTTAGTATTGGAGgagataaatttttatttatttatttatttatttattgaagttTCCTTGTTCTTTGACAGCAGAACTTTGTATTTGggattattatttgattatgcaggttatatatatattcggATTATACAATATtggaaattataattttgttgcTTCAACTAAAGTTTAATATAggtaatagaaaatatatactGGAAAAAGTGGTATGACCtcttcaattttgaaatgagaattttaattaaaatatttggaaaaaaaaaaaaatcaagacttCAGTTGTGGGCAAACATAAGCTGTGTCCACATAATAACCTATGGGAGCGGACAAGGAAAAGTGGCATCCATATTTGTTAAGGAAAAGTTGAGACTAAATGTGTCTCAACTTTTAGTTGAGGAAACAACATGACCGCAGGGATAGCTTCACAACTTCTTGTGTTTTTTACTGGTGGGTGCAACTATAGGATTTATCTGCATTCCAATGGCCTTCGCAGCTATGAACTTAACTTCTTGTAGCGTGTAACACTCTTGCCTCGTGTATGATTGCATGAACTTGCAACGCATGTACTCCACAACtctttgttaatggttataaaaaaatattcttttatttttgagaattgaaaataagaaaatcttGTTTGACAATAAGAAAATagtaaacaattttttatttttaaaaatagaaaagtttttgttcttaaaaaaaaaaaagatttttataagaacatattttagttgtttttaattgttttctaggattattttttttttaaaataataagataaatatgaagaataattaaaaataaaatgctacctacaaaactttttttttaaaaaaaaatttgaaagcaaaaaataggttaaaaatatttcaaaattctcaaacaagcttttatcatataaatctcaaagaattgttttttaaaactgttttcagaaactattttttttagaatagttttcaaaatcatttctaaaCTAACTTAAAgtatgtttgacaataattttaaaaagcgtttttaagtttttttaatacttgaaagatgaaaatttttaagtattaattaaagaaattagaagccttcctaaaatcactactaaataAACTCTAATTCTCTCTATTGGAGGCTTGTAGtgtaatgccccaaacccaatttaggggtaaaaatcgtaatttagaaattattaattaattagagtaatttaataagggtaaaaaggtcttttcgtatttaaaatccctatatatatatattaggttttttctatcttctctattcagaaaacccttttacacaGAGATCAGAAAGATCAGAGAGCATATGGTTGAAGGTTtgaaggtttagggtttgaaaatcaaattttcaggtaagatttttaatctttaaattaatattttatatttgttaattagttttaaacactttagatattatttggaatatctcaattttgattagagttcgtttaattaatttctagaacaaaaagattaaaaacttatgaacatagtttgatttattaatggagatcaataaattttgattactcaaatgaatagatttagaaaaaaaaaattaaattatatagttttggatatgaaaattacataaaattgtgattatggaggttaaaagttttgactttagagaaaaaaaaatgatgaaagaagcGTAGGAAGGATTTgacatgttgaaaaaaaaaaagaaaaaagaattgcaTGGAGTATTTGTTAAGTTTCGGTAGGAGATTTAAATtatagtaataatagtttaatgcaaataaatattcttaaaagatttattttagataagttagaaaaaaggaaataaattattgtttaggaagttgaaaataatattggatggtaataatattaatatgagaaattaattaggatcccattactaaataaatatttttaagattttcaaatttatatgtttggatgaataatcaataatcaatattgtgtatgatattatatttggtGAAGAGGAAATTCTTCAGAGTTAAatacttcaagattttgagtgcttTTTCAAGataagagaaattaatgcagatttttacagaagaaaataatttcctttttatattgtattttgaaaagtgtaaaagtattatttttatctttttgcatggatcaaatatgtgttttgtatggaaagtatatttgagaatcttctttgtttatttatgaaaagtgaaaatttttggagatatgatattttgttttgcaagtttgaattaatgaaataaagtgtttgactctggttcttatggccctagtcaacgggttataattgttgacatttctaTGGCCCTAATCAACGAGttataataattgatattatatggccctagtcaacgggttataatagttgaccttatggcccctagtcaacgggttataattgttgacttttggttttgttcaccttaaatggaacaaatttgaaactagtcacTCATTTATGAAGTCCCATTTAATTGGgcatcatttgttatttgataaccagagtaagatattttgaatgtatttgatttggttttgatgagaaattgttttgaaatagaTATGATAaagtttgttgaaaagtttgaatatattagtatttcgaactcaaaagttttttatgaaaataagtatatcaGTTTgggcgaggagtgatggctaggcaagagaaattttttctttgttaggattttggttcaaactttattttggatattgtttagatgttaaaatttattttttttcatttaaattatttgaatttggagttatttggacaataacactctagttgatgtgttagttttttttttaaaaaagttgatGCTCGGAGactttagaattttgtcctactactttgaataggaatttggtaattggtacaTTTTTTTCCAGTTACAATACAAATGTTCAtgtcgtttccactttgagcctttgggcttgaggtgtgaaatgaccgtcatgccctcggagtgggttttggggcgtgacatgTAGGGGCTTTTATAATTTGCCTGCCAATCATGTTAGACATGTGGTAACCATGTTATGAGATTTTGGGTTAGCATCAGCTAGTTTGCACTTGTATGtagttaatttttgtttttaaaaataaaaaatgaaactaacttcaatataaaatataatttttttattgaaacttACGttacttcaaatttcaaaatttatagtgatttttaaagatataaggtgattgatataaaaatttctactgaaaaatattactattttttgttgtaaaaaaaatgtataaaaaaaagtcaatatataaataataaaagttgaAAGAACATTTTCAATGCATAGATTATCTTAAGGGTTCAAATGTGGGCTAAGTctaaaacttaatattaaatcTTCTCTCATTCAAATAAtagtatttataaataatagaaTATCCTAAATAAATATAGTTATGGACAAATATTTCAAACAGATTTCTCAAATATTagtatcaaaagaaaatttcattaaCCATGACGAGCTCCCTGTTTCAAtctaaaacatataaataaacataattaactttaatttaaacAAGATTTAGATTTATATTATGGATAATATAGTAAACCTAAAAGATGATCATAAGTTTCTTAGTTCATGACTtcaattaatagaaaaaaatatttacaagctTAATTTTGTTGGAATTTTGTTCATTCATTCTAGTTTGAGACTTTATATATTTTCCTGTAACTTACCCTCCTGTAACTTACCCTTCATTAAAGATACAAGATTATTTAGAGTTAACTAGAGATTGGATAGCACAAGTATAGAGAGTTATGAAAAgaataataacttttaattgaaaaagaTTTAGGAGATCGAGTGCTCAAGCACTTGAATCTAGCTTTCATGGCTTGGAGCACTCAAGTATTGCTTGAGAGTACCCAATAACAAGCACTCAAGTGCACTTACCTCGTGGTTGAGTACTCAAAAGTGGGGTTTCCAAAAAATAAGTTTGCATACACTCCTTGAGAAAAACAATGATCGCATACATTATATGATCCATGGTTTAAGTAaaacatttcttatatttataataagtttattttaaagtGTTGCTATTATATTATACCAATGTTGTTAGGCCATATTTTGTTaaaccaaatgaagagaaaaCACATTATTTGGTAAATATTTTACAACTAGAGGCAAAGTTTGAAATATCagtaaatacaaatatatcgatacttaaattttacagatatatcgaaaatatcgAATAAATATCGGTggacattttgataaaaatatagatcttgttttaaaattcatgaaaatgctttaaaaaactttcaaaaaaatgataaaataaagaataacacacatattaaagttattttgtatgcttaaattcttttaatatatttgtattcatttattttaaaattttaaaaatacttttattgaaagatgttttattacattttaaataaaaattaaattgatttatataaaatattcaaaaccaTTACCCAATAAAGATGCCTTTTGTGGGAGAAGTATTCATTGCCATCCATGCAAATCAAACCCACCTTTGATCTTTATTcacaatttcatatattatataCAAGGAGGAAAATATCGCGATATGTCGACAATATATCATGTATCGGAGGGTATTGATACgatatttcatggagaaatGTCCACCAAAATTTCGCGAGAAATCCCAAAAAATTGACAATAAATCGTCGATTTTTCCCTAATATATCACATGATCAACGCGGGTCAACGACGGTCAAACGTGGTACATGCCTGAAAAATCACATAAACTTATCTATGTTTATAgcgctatatatatatatatatatatatgggtttatACATGTCGGGTATGTgaatgaaaagttggaaaatagtCTCTATTGTTCTTTATTGAAGAATGATAGCTAGGGTTTCTATTTGTCTCTCATTCTTTGTAttgttttatttctctttcttggggACTTACCTTTGTTTGTGAATCGGAACCTATGCTCAATTAGCTTAAGAATTACCCAGTAGTTTGTTTGAATCAGGGGGAGTTTGGGTGGGGGAGTCTAAGGTTTGTGATTTGGGGGGTTTTGGTGTTGTGGGAGCTGATTGGTGTCTGGGTTGGGAGGAATCTAGGGTTTGTGATATGGGGTTTTTGTGTGGTTGAGGTGGGGAGGGAAAGATTGAATCTTGGGGATTGTTTTTGTTAGTGGGGTTTAGAAGATGGTGGAGAATCGTGGATCGGGTGTCGTTTGATCGCCGCTTTTCCGGTGGCTAGCAACCGTTCGATTAGAGGGGTGGGGGCTTTTGCATGAAAACTCGGAGCCCCAAGCGGGCGGAGGCATCCTTAGCATCCCCTTCTTCTGGACCCACCACCCAGTCGAGCAAGCGATCTTGTatctcctcttcttcttcttcaacaatCCCAATTTCATCAAACCCCAACGCCCATGCTatagtgaaaaattaattttgaggggAGCGGAGCTACACTTTGACCGAAGCCAGCGCGTTGACCGACAGAAATATCGGGAGATTTCCCGAAAAATCTGCAAAAACCGATATTTTGGCTATAATTTCAGAAAAAGAGCGAAATTCCTTCCAATCGATTATCCGTCCTCAATATCGAATCGAGCTTCACCGATAACTGAAATATAGGGGAAATTTCACCGATAAAAAAGACATTTCAATACTGACTAGAGGTGATGAACACTGATGTTAGTAATTAGGTTTGCCATCTTTTTCAATAATGTACAGTTAGCTCAATCACTTGAAGCTTataccaaaaatatatttgaatcaataATGGACAAAAATTTCTGACTGGTACTTAGTGATAATCAACTACCAAATTATCATAAACATAGAAGTTGAAAGGATAATTTTAAGGCATAGATGACTCTAAAATATCAAAAGTAGGTTGAGTATCCaacttaatattacaacttttcTTACTTAAATGACAGTTTACAAATAACAAACCTacctaaagaaaaataattgctTGCCAACATTTCAAAGATAAGTTCTCAGAAACTCGTACCAAAGAAATCTTCATTAGCACTAAGAATTCATCATTGTATTCAATCTGAAACAAGTAAATATACATAATTAGTTTCAATTTAAACAACATTTAGATTTTCATCATGGAATATAAATAGCATgttcattgttattattattattattatataattaattaattaacaaactTGGTTATAGAGACTATTTAAATTCTTGTAGTTTTCATACTTATGGTATTAACCATACTCAAATGAGTATATTTGTCAATAAATTTAGTGTTTCAACTAACAACCTATAACAATCTATAACCATAGTTGCTTGCTTGcatatttttttggaatacAACCTTGGAAAAAATTTCATGTATCTTAATCTTCCCTATGAAAATCGCATTCTACAACTTCAAAGAGTTGAACCCAATTATAAACTTCCTCAATCCTCTTTCTAATGACTCAAACTAAGAAATTGATTACCCTATGCATTGTATTTAGGAACTTAATTGTAGTAAGGAAAGAGAAACAACTTATATTCATATGCATGGTTGAAGGGTCTAAAAATATGTCTCTTACTATAACATGATCTGAACATTTAAAGCAATATACTTTTAGTAAAATCTAAGTCCAACAAGACtacaattcaatttcttttgtaaatataaatcattatttccaattcaaaaatttaagaaatcatataataaaatacaagtATAAAAAGATTAATAGCTAACAAATATGTACCTAAACAGAGATGGCCTTACATTACATTGTAATGAAATTCATCTTACCTTCTTTTTGTATGATGTTTGTTATTTTGAAACCTCATCACCCTCTGCAAAAGAGTTGAATTCATTGTGATGATAATCATGACACAccaaaaaatacaatgaaattaaaaacaaacaaggaagaaaaaaaaaaagaaaaagaatgggaAGTGATGTAAGATATTTCACCTTTTTAGTCATGAACTCCATTTGCTTTCATCTTCCTTTTCAGACGAGCCACATTCACTGTAGTGAAGACATATAACCTATCTGTGGTTTCATCAATGAACTGGAAATATGCCTGCCTCCAAGACTTCTTTAGAACCAAACTGCCACATACAACCCAAAATCCCACCGGAAAGCCCAATCCCATGCTTATGAAGAACCATGACATGTCCcattcatcttcatcttcatcttcctcCTCAACTTTGTGATCTTGATCATTTAGAGTGGAGCAGTTGGTTGACAATGGAGGCCCAAAAAGTCCTAGGTTCGCCTCATAAATGGATGGATCGTTGAATGTCGAGAACTGGTTGGTTGTTGGAATTGGTCCTGACAGGCGGTTATGCGATAGGTTCAAATGGTTCAATGAGGTTATAGAAGACATGGTCGGAGGAATTGGGCCTGACAGGCAGTTGCATGAGAGGTCAAGAGTTTCTAGCCCTTGCATGGCTCCAATATTCTCAGGTATCTTTCCAGTCAATTGGTTTCGGGACAAATTCAAGGTACCCAAGGTTGAGAGATTTGTAATCCCATGTGGAATCTCTCCCGATAAGTTATTCCTAGAAAGGTCTATCAACTTCACAATTGAAAGTATCCTCTCAAATTCCATTTCTTTTCCCTTCACAACTAGCTCCATTCCCTCCCTGTAGTAATAATAATCAGTATATTGGTAATCTGGAGAAGGACCTAATAAGGTCACACGATTCATAGCACTCAAATGGCCTAAGCATGGAGGGATGGATCCTGATAGATTATTAAGTGCAAGGTCCAAAATGCGGAGATCAGAAAGCCCACATAGTTGTTCAGGAATATTTCCGGTCAGCATGTTGCCTCGTAGGCGTAGCTGCTTCAGTGATGACATTCTTTCTCCGATCCATTTGGGTATCTCACCTGAAAACCTGTTATTTCCAAGATCAAGGGAGTACAGACTGCAGTTTTGTAAGCTTGGAGAGAGTTCCCCAGAAAGATTGTTGTTGCCCAGTTTCAAAAAGTAAATTACATGGATTGAACATATGGAACTTGGAATCTCGCCATACAGTCTGTTCTTGGATAGATCAATGATGCCAAGCATTTCCATATCATTCCAATGATTGGGAATCTTTCCAGATAAATGGTTATTTGAGAGATCAATAATCCTCAAATTCTTCAGGTTAGTTAATGATGATGGGATGGTCCCATTCAACAAGTTCCCCGAAACAACCAGGACTCTCAAACTTGACAATTCCCCAATATTGGAGGGAACTGGAcctgaaaaaaaattgttccccAAAACAAGATATGTCAAATTATACCAAAGTGGGAGTGGACCCTCTAAGCGGTTGAAACTTAAATCTGCCATACTCCATCCATGCGATGTGCTGAAGGATAAGGGGCTGGGAGGTTTTCCCCTCAATTGGTTCCTGGAAAGATCTAACCACCCAAGCTGTGGAGACAACTTCCAAAGCCATTCTGGTATAGTGTCTGAAATCCCAACATTACGGAGGATTATTCGGTAAAGTTCCTTCTGAGTTCCGAGCCAGGAAGGGAATGTTTGAGACAGTATGCAGTTGCCGATTCTGATAACCTTGAGACTGAAAGGAGGAATCCAGTCACTTGTAATATCGAAAACCAGAGAGTTGTTTGTAGCCGGTGATAAGTATGAGGAGAAATATTCCAGTTTTATAAGACCCATGAAGTGAATTTCGGATACCCTCCCCTTCCAAGGATTCCAATCAAGTGTTAAGCTAAGGAGCTCTTTCAGTTGTCCTATACTTTCTGGGATGGTCCCATTCATTCCGTTGTGAGAGAGGTTCAATTCCTCCAACAACAACAGCCTTCCAATGGATGCTGGAATTGAACCCGAGATTGAGTTGTCACTAAGATCAAGATATCTTAAGTGGTCAAGGTTTCCTATTGAATCAGGGATCAGGCCGCTCAATTCATTTTTAGACAAATCCAGgtaattcaaatatttcaagtcaAGCAAGGAATCACTTATCTGGCCAATTAAACGAGACAAGGGAAATGCTGCTTCATCGGATTGATAAGGGTTTTTGAGGTCTAGCTTTATAACATGTCCTGTCTCATTATTGCAATCCACGCCTTGCCATTTGCAACAATCTCCACCAACCCAAGAAGAAAGCCGACCTGAAGGATCTTCCAGACCACCTTTTAATTTAAGAAGGGCTTTCCGCTCCATCTCAATGCAAACCACGTCCCTATCACCATCAGTGGAATTGATCACAAGGGCTTCAAGTAAGAAAAATTCGAGAAATAAAGGAAGCAAAAGAAGGACAAGAAATAGGATGAAGGTTTTCCTGGTCGCCATTGTTAATGCTAGATCACAGCAAAGACAGTATTTCTTTATAGGTAGATACCATTAGAGTCTTTTGTTGGATTTATTTAATAGTAAGTCTTCATATAAACCAGCTCAAAAAATTAAGGAGCAAAGACCTTTCGGCCATATATGGGCCAACGTCGTCTACCGCATTCAACCAACAttgcaagaaaaataataatgaaaacacTAGGAAAATGTGATTGCTTGTTTGACTCAAAAGCAGATAGTAAAGTATCTTGTGTTTCATCAAGTTAACAGACAAGACTTTAGATTTATCAAAGTTTTTGAATGGATAGACATGCTGCAAGTTAAAATCATAGCTGGCCCGATTATTAATTACCAAAGCCTTCCAAGTTAAGTTCTcgtcaaaataaaataaaattgtgtaaGAGACTTTTTACTGTAACATATGTCAACTACCAAATCTTTAAAGTTTTGAGTCATTGTCCAAGGGAGAAAAAAATCTAAGGAAAAAGTCTTCATCTTTTGTCTTGTCCACAtgtatatcattattttattttaatttgagagATACTTGAGGCAAGTGTATTAAGATACTTTCAAACTCAAATCTTTCCATGTGTGTGCTTTTACACTTGGGTTCGGTGGTCCAATTAATGGTCCAAACAATACTAATAGACCAACTTCTTCTTTTGTTATATCATTGATTTACAATATTAACAAGAAgatggatatttaaaataaatatacattcatgaataagataataaatatgaaaataatataggTAAAAAATACACTAAGATAATAAATCGATCAATATAATAAATAGCCATTGGAAGTAGCTAAAATCaaccaataaaattttattttttcatatgtaacatattttttaataattaaataatataatataattatttaataaaattagaaatattaaaatctatataaatatattatgattttgtaattttatttatacagATATCACAAGTTGATTATAATTGAACCATCGTATTGATTAGACAAACTAGTGAACCACAATTAGGTAACATTTCATATTTAttcaattgtttatttttaaaatattaatataaatcattaatatatatttaataataatttgacttTTGTAACCTAATCGAAATATTTAACAGTAATTCGACTTTTGTGGAgtaatcaaatttattttgttaaaagaaaattgattaaatctggaatttatttacttaatggTCCAAAGTTAATTAaccctttgaatttttattttttcttgttaaGACAAGTGAATTGTTTAGTTcctagaaaatcaaaagaaaatgtaaaaaaagaaaaagaaaaaggaaaaagtaaaaaaaaaaaaaaaaaaacttcaatataaaaattaaataatttaaaaatacttcattttttaCTACCTAAATTTTAgctatatcttattttatttcattttt is a genomic window of Vitis riparia cultivar Riparia Gloire de Montpellier isolate 1030 chromosome 1, EGFV_Vit.rip_1.0, whole genome shotgun sequence containing:
- the LOC117918149 gene encoding receptor-like protein 46; amino-acid sequence: MERKALLKLKGGLEDPSGRLSSWVGGDCCKWQGVDCNNETGHVIKLDLKNPYQSDEAAFPLSRLIGQISDSLLDLKYLNYLDLSKNELSGLIPDSIGNLDHLRYLDLSDNSISGSIPASIGRLLLLEELNLSHNGMNGTIPESIGQLKELLSLTLDWNPWKGRVSEIHFMGLIKLEYFSSYLSPATNNSLVFDITSDWIPPFSLKVIRIGNCILSQTFPSWLGTQKELYRIILRNVGISDTIPEWLWKLSPQLGWLDLSRNQLRGKPPSPLSFSTSHGWSMADLSFNRLEGPLPLWYNLTYLVLGNNFFSGPVPSNIGELSSLRVLVVSGNLLNGTIPSSLTNLKNLRIIDLSNNHLSGKIPNHWNDMEMLGIIDLSKNRLYGEIPSSICSIHVIYFLKLGNNNLSGELSPSLQNCSLYSLDLGNNRFSGEIPKWIGERMSSLKQLRLRGNMLTGNIPEQLCGLSDLRILDLALNNLSGSIPPCLGHLSAMNRVTLLGPSPDYQYTDYYYYREGMELVVKGKEMEFERILSIVKLIDLSRNNLSGEIPHGITNLSTLGTLNLSRNQLTGKIPENIGAMQGLETLDLSCNCLSGPIPPTMSSITSLNHLNLSHNRLSGPIPTTNQFSTFNDPSIYEANLGLFGPPLSTNCSTLNDQDHKVEEEDEDEDEWDMSWFFISMGLGFPVGFWVVCGSLVLKKSWRQAYFQFIDETTDRLYVFTTVNVARLKRKMKANGVHD